One window from the genome of Silene latifolia isolate original U9 population unplaced genomic scaffold, ASM4854445v1 scaffold_119, whole genome shotgun sequence encodes:
- the LOC141637534 gene encoding putative protein phosphatase 2C 25, translating into MSVAVSNSPVFSPSHHHYHHNNSIFSSPSSISPRPCSPLSRRSSISSNPFKKSLVVAVNGSGSPPSGLGVTKRKRPTRLDIPVLPVGFSEPDRPVHGVDVVEEERDGFYSVCCKKGRRSYMEDRFSVDVEINGDHKKAIFGVFDGHGGAKAAEFAAEKLNKNIMSEIEKNVNEGDIKEAVKHGYLKTDSDFLEGELHGGSCCVMALITNGDLVVSNAGDCRAVMSRGGIAEALTTDHRPSRPDEKARIEAKGGYVDCYNGVWRIQGSLAVSRGIGDRQLKQFVSAEPETRVLKISPNDEFLILASDGLWDKVSDQEAVDIAKDEASAQPLAACKKLVDMAVSKGTLDDVSVMIIPLKQYMQ; encoded by the exons ATGTCTGTTGCAGTATCAAATTCACCGGTTTTCTCACCTTCACATCACCATTACCATCACAACAACTCAATATTTTCATCACCGAGTTCTATATCTCCTCGCCCATGTTCTCCTTTGTCTAGACGCTCTTCCATCTCATCCAACCCCTTTAAGAAAAGTTTGGTCGTAGCCGTAAATGGGTCCGGCTCACCTCCCTCTGGATTGGGTGTGACGAAGCGGAAACGTCCCACCCGGCTTGATATTCCTGTTTTGCCAGTTGGGTTTAGTGAACCGGACCGGCCGGTTCATGGGGTTGATGTTGTTGAAGAAGAGAGAGATGGGTTTTACTCTGTTTGTTGTAAGAAGGGGAGGAGGTCTTATATGGAGGACCGGTTTTCTGTTGATGTTGAGATTAATGGTGATCATAAAAAG GCTATATTTGGTGTATTTGACGGTCACGGAGGAGCGAAAGCTGCAGAATTTGCAGCAGAAAAGCTGAATAAAAACATCATGTCTGAGATCGAAAAGAACGTTAATGAGGGCGACATTAAGGAAGCGGTTAAGCATGGTTACTTAAAAACAGACTCTGATTTCTTGGAAGGAGAGTTACACGGTGGTTCATGTTGTGTCATGGCCTTGATCACTAACGGAGACCTTGTTGTGTCGAATGCTGGTGATTGTCGCGCTGTCATGAGCCGTGGTGGTATTGCTGAGGCACTGACTACTGATCACCGTCCTTCTAGACCTGATGAGAAGGCTAGAATCGAGGCTAAAGGTGGTTATGTCGATTGTTACAACGGGGTTTGGAGAATCCAAGGATCTCTCGCTGTATCGAGAGGAATCGGGGACAGACAACTAAAACAGTTCGTATCTGCTGAGCCTGAGACACGGGTTCTCAAAATCAGTCCCAATGACGAGTTTTTAATCCTTGCTTCAGACGGGTTATGGGATAAGGTTTCTGATCAGGAAGCAGTGGATATCGCCAAGGATGAAGCATCAGCACAGCCGCTTGCTGCTTGTAAGAAACTAGTCGATATGGCCGTCTCAAAAGGGACTCTTGACGATGTCAGTGTAATGATCATCCCATTGAAGCAATATATGCAGTAG
- the LOC141637544 gene encoding mitogen-activated protein kinase kinase kinase 17-like, with translation MDGKIIGNGSYGVVTLGSLDGELIAVKSTLKGSISSVDSLNNEIDILRSLSSPYIVKYYGDEETTSSRKLLMEYVRNGDVARGGKVSDVDLIRSYTWCLVTALREVHGKKIVHCDVKGSNVLVDPVNRVAKLADFGSAKRVEDRELSKMVPRGTPLWMAPEVVRGELQSYESDVWSLGCTVIEMFTGLPAWQDNGVHTLYTIGYTCELPEYPVGLPELGRDFLDKCLVREVGQRWSCDQLLQHPFLLPATAVEKVLEPSPRSVFDWEDEIEFNFSDRGEKDNVSARGRIGELATSVGVNWESDGWVDVREYSKECVYVPGVKSEFHISYDLTWINLSNEINEVENSGGGNGDGGSICWQVKRSMTVVTEEFIILLRILLISTGALNCSTNIGLVPNVIIIILLLIRLIRIRIQCFWNKYFSEAVSMKTSTYEFMGARWFSEEVYHSQGDESPRLSLGSCCSYFSEASSIKTNKDGWFPLISDARPLKIIWELILKAVFRLPSNDINTLLLTNAITLSL, from the exons ATGGACGGAAAAATAATCGGAAATGGATCATACGGGGTTGTAACTCTCGGGTCACTTGACGGAGAATTAATCGCCGTCAAGTCGACTcttaagggtagtatttcttcagttgattcATTAAATAACGAGATTGACATTCTTCGTTCCCTCTCGTCGCCATACATAGTAAAATACTACGGCGACGAGGAAACGACGTCGTCGAGGAAATTACTAATGGAGTACGTCCGTAACGGTGACGTGGCGAGAGGAGGAAAAGTATCCGACGTGGACTTAATCCGATCGTACACGTGGTGCCTTGTCACCGCGTTGCGTGAAGTACACGGTAAAAAGATAGTTCACTGTGACGTCAAAGGGAGTAACGTCCTGGTGGACCCGGTTAACCGGGTCGCGAAGTTAGCTGATTTCGGGTCAGCTAAACGGGTCGAGGATCGAGAATTATCGAAAATGGTTCCACGTGGGACTCCGTTATGGATGGCTCCCGAGGTGGTACGTGGAGAATTGCAGAGTTATGAGTCGGATGTGTGGTCCCTAGGTTGCACGGTAATCGAGATGTTTACTGGATTGCCAGCGTGGCAGGATAATGGGGTCCACACGCTGTATACGATTGGATACACGTGTGAGCTGCCCGAGTATCCTGTAGGATTGCCCGAGTTGGGGAGGGATTTCTTGGATAAGTGTTTGGTCAGGGAGGTCGGGCAGAGGTGGAGCTGTGATCAGTTGTTGCAACACCCGTTTTTATTACCCGCAACCGCGGTTGAGAAGGTTTTAGAACCGTCTCCGAGAAGTGTGTTTGATTGGGAGGACGAAATCGAGTTTAATTTCTCCGACAGGGGTGAAAAAGACAATGTTTCAGCTAGGGGTAGGATCGGTGAATTGGCGACTTCGGTAGGGGTAAATTGGGAAAGTGATGGTTGGGTGGATGTTAGGGAATATTCCAAGGAGTGTGTTTATGTACCAGGGGTAAAATCGGAATTTCACATTAGTTACGATCTGACGTGGATTAATTTaagtaatgagattaatgaagTGGAAAATAGCGGTGGTGGTAACGGTGATGGCGGTTCGATATGTTGGCAAGTGAAAAGGAGCATGACAGTTGTAACGGAGGAGTTTATAATATTGTTACGGATTTTATTAATTAGTACGGGTGCATTGAATTGTTCCACAAATATTGGATTAGTACCTAAtgtaattataattatattattgttgATAAGattaataagaataagaatacaATGTTTTTGGAACAA GTATTTCTCTGAAGCTGTATCGATGAAGACGAGTACATATGAGTTTATGGGGGCTCGTTGGTTTTCTGAGGAAGTTTAtcacagccaaggagatgaatctccgagacttTCTCTGGGGTCTTGTTGTAGCTATTTCTCCGAAGCTTCATCAATTAAGACGAACAAAGATGGGTGGTTTCCTTTGATCAGCGATGCTCGTCCATTAAAGATTATATGGGAGTTGATTTTGAAGGCAGTGTTCAGACTTCCGTCGAACGACATCAACACATTGCTTTTAACCAATGCAATTACTTTGTCTTTGTAG